In the Oreochromis aureus strain Israel breed Guangdong linkage group 14, ZZ_aureus, whole genome shotgun sequence genome, one interval contains:
- the LOC116321815 gene encoding SPARC-related modular calcium-binding protein 1-like has protein sequence MMLTLTFTCRALLLFLLSESVQTDKTAPFLITENMWPRGCVLDCQRGRHRPVCGSNGRLYKSLCAFQRAQCINTQLRHVARGHCTDLLQTKCQLAQAQGLEARARSRGSPAAAVFVPACSPEGHFMPMQCHNQTGYCWCSTPDGKPVSGTTVLHVVPNCTDHLAELVQITDTDATPIKDGDVGPGPTMDPRKPAELTAPPFWVTILMNSEPRGNRSLRRPPDNPQTCQRERASLLSQARQAREDERFIPECTADGRYSPVQCHKATGYCWCVRVDTGRPRPGTSARNQIPDCTRPEAASLEKPLPGCPGARKKKFLQSLVRALQVEAQHAGSLSPYQ, from the exons CCCTTCCTGATCACAGAGAACATGTGGCCTCGTGGTTGTGTGCTGGACTGCCAGAGGGGGCGCCACAGACCTGTGTGTGGCAGCAATGGCAGGCTGTATAAATCGCTGTGTGCCTTTCAGAGGGCACAGTGCATCAACACACAGCTCCGCCACGTTGCACGGGGACactgcacag ATCTGTTACAGACTAAATGCCAGCTGGCCCAAGCTCAGGGCCTTGAGGCCAGAGCCCGCAGCCGCGGTAGTCCTgcagctgcagtttttgtgcCTGCGTGCAGTCCCGAAGGTCACTTCATGCCCATGCAGTGCCACAACCAGACCGGATATTGCTGGTGCTCCACGCCCGATGGCAAACCTGTCAGTGGTACCACGGTCCTCCATGTGGTCCCCAACTGCACTG ATCACCTCGCCGAGCTCGTTCAAATCACCGATACAGATGCAACACCAATCAAAG atGGAGACGTTGGACCTGGACCTACAATGGACCCTAGAaaacctgcag AGCTGACGGCGCCTCCATTCTGGGTGACCATCCTGATGAACTCtgagccacgaggaaaccgctCACTCAGACGACCTCCTG acaATCCTCAGACTTGTCAGCGTGAGCGAGCGTCTCTGCTCTCTCAGGCTCGCCAAGCCCGGGAGGATGAGCGTTTCATCCCAGAATGCACTGCAGATGGGCGTTACAGCCCTGTGCAGTGCCACAAGGCTACAGGTTACTGCTGGTGTGTCAGAGTGGACACTGGGAGGCCACGACCAGGCACCTCAGCACG GAATCAAATTCCAGACTGCACTAGGCCAGAGGCGGCATCACTGGAGAAACCGCTTCCTG GGTGTCCTGGAGCTCGTAAGAAGAAGTTCCTTCAGAGTCTGGTCAGAGCGCTGCAGGTGGAAGCACAGCATGCTGGGAGTCTGAGTCCCTACCAGTAA